Proteins from one Pseudoliparis swirei isolate HS2019 ecotype Mariana Trench chromosome 22, NWPU_hadal_v1, whole genome shotgun sequence genomic window:
- the seraf gene encoding von Willebrand factor D and EGF domain-containing protein, producing MGVVGLASRALLAAALVALCSAARSDAPRGVAVGFVFDLKARCEPQCRHGGICIRNDTCFCSKGYEGESCQFAHCQPRCKNGGTCLRPGKCRCPPGFGGRFCQKVTCDGGCWNGECIAVNGAAKCICSSSWTGSKCQEAICPQGCTNGGSCVAPGVCSCPEGWLGGACHVAVCTKSCWNGGKCISPDKCRCRPRFTGPLCERVMRYD from the exons atgGGCGTCGTGGGTCTCGCTTCGCGCGCGCTGCTCGCGGCCGCCCTGGTCGCCCTGTGCTCGGCCGCGCGCTCGGACGCGCCCCGGGGGGTCGCGGTGGGATTCGTCTTCGACCTGAAGGCGAGATGCGAGCCGCAGTGCCGCCACGGAGGGATCTGCATCCGCAACGACACGTGCTTCTGCTCCAAGGGCTACGAGGGCGAGAGCTGCCAGTTTG cccactgtCAGCCCAGGTGTAAGAATGGAGGGACGTGTCTTCGCCCGGGGAAGTGCAGATGTCCTCCTGGGTTTGGAGGAAGATTTTGTCAGAAAG TGACGTGTGACGGGGGATGCTGGAACGGAGAATGCATCGCCGTCAACGGAGCGGCCAAGTgcatctgctcctccagctggaCCGGGTCCAAGTGCCAGGAGG CGATCTGTCCCCAGGGCTGCACCAACGGGGGGAGCTGCGTGGCCCCCGGGGTCTGCAGCTGTCCAGAGGGGTGGCTGGGCGGAGCCTGCCACGTCG CCGTGTGCACCAAGTCCTGCTGGAACGGAGGGAAGTGCATCTCTCCAGATAAATGCCGCTGCCGGCCCCGGTTCACCGGCCCTCTCTGCGAGCGGGTAATGAGGTATGACTAA
- the tmem106ba gene encoding transmembrane protein 106Ba, translated as MGKFHSLFANPKDESQDALTAPGDGGDEDTKNGDVSQFPYVEFTGRDSVTCPTCQGTGRIPRGQENQLVALIPYSDQRLRPSRTKLYVTISVSLCLLLSCLSVFFLFPRSIDVSYVGVKSAYVSYDQDKRIVYLNVTSTLNITNNNYYAVSVTNITAQVQFSKTVIGKAKFTNSSVIIPLDKRQLDYMVPTTIADEMSYMFDYCTLPTIKVHNIVVMMQVTVTTSYFGHVEQVSQEMYQYVDCGGNTTSLHEGVQVYQ; from the exons ATGGGAAAGTTCCACTCCCTGTTCGCCAACCCCAAAGACGAGAGTCAGGACGCGCTGACGGCCCCCGGAGACGGCGGCGATGAGGACACGAAGAACGGAGACGTGTCCCAGTTCCCCTACGTGGAGTTCACCGGGCGGGACAGCGTCACCTGCCCGACGTGCCAGGGCACCGGGCGAATACCACGAG GTCAAGAGAATCAACTCGTGGCTCTGATTCCGTACAGCGACCAGAGGCTGAGGCCGAGCAGGAC GAAGCTGTACGTCACGATCTCCGTGTCGCTCTGCCTGCTGCTGTCCTGCCTGTCggtgttcttcctcttccctcgctCCATCGACGTCTCCTACGTGGGCGTGAAGTCGGCCTACGTCTCCTACGACCAGGACAAGCGGATCGTCTACCTCAACGTCACG AGCACGCTGAacatcaccaacaacaactactacgcCGTGTCCGTCACCAACATCACGGCCCAGGTGCAGTTCTCCAAGACGGTGATCGGCAAGGCCAAGTTCACCAACAGCTCGGTCATCATCCCGCTGGACAAGCGGCAG CTGGACTACATGGTTCCCACCACCATTGCTGACGAgatgagttacatgtt tGACTACTGCACCCTGCCGACCATTAAAGTCCACAACATCGTGGTCATGATGCA GGTGACGGTGACCACGTCGTACTTCGGCCACGTGGAGCAGGTCTCCCAGGAGATGTACCAGTACGTGGACTGCGGGGGGAACACCACCTCCCTGCACGAGGGCGTGCAGGTCTACCAGTAA